From the Entelurus aequoreus isolate RoL-2023_Sb linkage group LG24, RoL_Eaeq_v1.1, whole genome shotgun sequence genome, the window ACGAACCTTCCGGTGCGCTCCACGCAGTCCACCTTCTTGATGCACTGCAGCTTCAGCTCTTTGCCCCGGGAGCGCTTCTGCGTGTCGGGGTACATGTTGAGGCTGTCCGCGGTCAGGACGCACGTCTTCCTCTTCCAGAACTGCAGCAGATTGTCGCTCCTCTTCTCCAGCTCGCCCTCCTTCAGCACCTGGGAGATCTCCGCCGCGGACATTCTCATGTTGTGAAAAGTAGTGACGAAGCAAAGTGGGTCAGTCCGGAGAAGAAGCTTCTCACTTAGTTGGAGTAATCCTGATAGCAGTGCGGCTTTTGTGAATGAACCAACGTGGAAGACCGAAGACTTTTTATAGCACTCTGCTTTAAGTCCTTCCCACTTGACGTCACTCACGGCGTTGGGAATGCATCAGCAGTTGTCTGTGGGTTAAAtcaaggctgtgtgtgtgtgtgtggctgtgtgtgtgttcttgtatttc encodes:
- the phlda2 gene encoding pleckstrin homology-like domain family A member 2 codes for the protein MRMSAAEISQVLKEGELEKRSDNLLQFWKRKTCVLTADSLNMYPDTQKRSRGKELKLQCIKKVDCVERTGRFVYFTIVTTDNKEIDFRCSGEDNCWNAVITMALIDYQNRKAIEDFKTRQDNESASPGQQERRMARAP